In the Colletotrichum lupini chromosome 4, complete sequence genome, CCGGCACCGAGCCAGAAGTGGCCACTGCTAAGATTAGGTGGAACAGCGGCGGTGGTCATGTTGGCGATGTGAGTTAAAACGTATGTTGAAAATTCTGAGAAACACAATGGGAGGTTAAAAAATTGAAGGCAGTGGTGGCGGCAATGGTAATAACAATATTCTTGGTGATAGCCAAAGCATAtttgttggtatccctattacagggtagttggttcgaaccgtagttgacgaagagatcaattgaactatatgaatatctgcgtagtagttgtaaaaaggaggttccaaccgtaggttgggctggctacgataatcgtaaatagggcccccaattggcccctgcgcagtcggctgtatgccgcggtcgaattggacttccaatccgacaataTTAGTCGATGAAGGAGCTAACTTAAACATGTTTtgttttatatattccctCTCTCGAGATGCAGATGCGTTCAAAGCCGGTCCCTAACCGTATCACTGTTCACAATCAGTCCACGCCCCCTCTTTGACATCACGAACTTCAGGCAAATGCCTTTATGGGAAATAATTGCTCGTGAGTCTCCCTCGAAGAAGGCCAGGGACGGGAACCTAAATTCCGTCCCCCCCGTTAAGTATCCTTTCCATGGGTGAAGGAGACTCTGATGGGGGCAAAGATACAAGGTGTCAACTTTTCAATGCGTAGGAAGATACTGCCGTCTTTGCTCAGCACGGAGCTCGATTCTGCCTACAGTCTAAGCGCTTGAGTGACATCTGCGCGCATGTCAATCTCGGACGTGCTCGTGGGCCGAAGTGTAGTCACTTTCGTCTGTAATTATTGGCCACTATCTTTTGGATTAATTTTGGTCCAATGTTTCCGCGCCTTACACGCGCTCCGCCATGCCGCTTGCGACCTACTCGTACTGTGTAGGTATTGTGAGTAGCAATGCCCCTACGTTGCTTGTTCTACTGAAACGACGTTAAAGATACAAACACTCCTACAACTGGAGTAAACCTTGTGAGTTCTGGTGTGCACAGCCTTTGTGGTTAAGCTCCCGGAAATCAAGACGGCCAACCTACATCGTCCCGGTCCCGGCCCCGAGAAGGTTGCAAGTGGAGTACTCCAGGTCGGCGTAGCCTGCAATGAAAGATGATCAGCAGGCATGGTGAACATACCCGCGGACAACGTAAATCCTCAGTTCTGTGACTTTAAACTACTATTCTCAGGTCCGGAAGCTGCGAAGAAGTTACTTAGTCTATACAGAGACCCACCACATGGTTTTACTTCAAAACCTTGGCAGCAGTCAGCCAGTCTCACGGTCGACGACATGCTCGCCAGATTGGACCATCAGCACAAGTGCTTTGAGCTTTCAAACATGTATCTTGCCTGTAACAACACGTACAGCGCCCAACGTTCTTTCGAATTCAAGGCGGAAACGGAAAATAAGCAAGGCGAAAACTCCAGTCTACGCCACGGACTCGCAGTGTTAGCCTAATGCATCCTAATAGCAGCATGTACTTCAAGCGCTCCAGGGCGGTTTTAGAGTGCGATTTGATGTCGTACCAGGCTCGGCCCGGTGCCCCCGTAATAGGATCCTATCAATAGTCCTCGCAGTGGAGAAACAAAAGTTTCTTGCAGGCTGTTGGCTGGTGTGTTCGTGTTTATACTATCCAACTTGTGGGAGACATAAGTAAGCAACTGGACCTGTCCCCTTTTCACGGCATCATAGTAGATATGCCACATGCGCCGACCTTTCCTATATTTCTTTTCTCACGAACCATCACTTAAAGCTTACGTCTAAGATGTCTCATTCTTCAGTTACCGCAGCGCCCTTCTCACTTCACCCTGCTCTTTCATCTACTCCAAGAGGACATCAAACTCGTGACAATGATTTGCTGCCGCAAAGGACCCATGGAGTTCGCGAGAAAATGCTTTTGCAGCTCCATGGCCAGAAGATTCGCATTCCCGACCTGGGACGGCTGATGGAAGATTGGCCGAGAGACCAGAACCCACACCTCAATGCTGTAGACAGCAAAATTCTCCAGATCATCGAGAGGTAAAAGGACTTTATAGCGATGATCGGGATGTCACTGACCAAGCAATAGTCACGCAGTCAATGATGCCGTTCGTGGTCGTCTAACTAAGGCCATGCTATCGAAGCAACTGACGGGCTGGTACCCATATGCTTCGTGCGATAGAATCGAAGCTCTCACTTCCTTCCAGGCCTGGATGTTCATCGTCGATGACATGCTCGACCAGTACTCGCTCATACATAAGTTCGACTTCGCCTCGCTGCATGTTCTTCTGGCCGATTGCCGGGACTTCATTGACCGTAGCCTCGGACTCCTCACTATATGTACCTCTGAAACCGGTCAACCACAGTATCGGGATTATGACGCCGTTGTATCATTTGCTGAGTATGCTGAAGCTGTCATGAAGGCCAACGGGGACAATTACAGCTATCGACAACGCATCGCCAAAGAAGCTACTGCCACCCTTGACGGCTATCGACAAGAAGCCGTGAACCGGTATGCTGGTCGAGCCACATCGCTCCAAGAATACCTCGGATACCGCGAGGCATCATCATGCATCATGCAGGTGGCCGTTAACCTCGAGTTCGCCAACGGCATCAGCCTCCCCGAGGAGGTCATGGCATCCCCAGAAATGCGCGAGCTGTACCGAGCTGCTGTTGCCATCGTCTGGATCGTCAACGACATTGTGAGTCTGCGCAAGGAACTCAGGGAAGGTTTCGTCGAGAACCTTGTTGTCTTGCTAGCCAATGGCGATGCGCAAAAGGGGCTAGATGGTGCTGTGACTCGATTGGAGCACGAAGTCTCTGCGCTCAACGACGCCGTCAAGGCTTCTGCTCGCCGCTTCGACGATACGCCATATAAGAATCACGTCACTCTGCTGGCGAAAAATTGCAAAAATATGTGTATGGCAAATTGGTTATGGAGGTAAGCAAAACTCAAGCCATCAATCCATGTGCTCGAATCTGACCGCGACGCGAAACAGTATGAAGACCCCCCGGTACTGTCTTTCGGACATCAAGCCCGATGCTGAAGGCGGGTACACGTTCACGGTTGATTCCACGTCGGAGGAGAGCTGATCTCTGTATTTCGTCGCGATGATGAACATGAGCAAGCATATCATGCATGGGTGTTGAGGTTCTGCAATTTGAGTAGAATTCTGGGCTGGTTGACGATTCTTGACTGAGAGCCCGGTCACTCTGTATGGTAGAATTTCATCTTCGCCAAACCCCCTCAAATCAAATCCAAACACGCACTATCAGTATGAGTAATCATTGAAGCTGCACGCCAATCCTCGTACATTCATCCACGCATGGCGTGATTCATGGCCAACCAATTACCAACCTTTGCAGAATCGTGGGGCTCTTCTGTGATACTTCTGACTGTCGTCGATCAAGGTTTGAACGTCGGTATCGGTAAGTTATCTCAGCATAAGCTTTAATATCTCCAACGTGACGTACAATGGTTCGGTATTTCTTGCATATTGCACACTTTGTCTTTCATCGGTCGATCGATGGTTCGCTTTCGCTTAGGACACGCCTTAGAGCGTTCACCATCCACTAGAGAAGCGGCTTCACATGCTGTATCATTGTAAGTTCTACCTCACCGGAGCTGACTTGTCCGCGGACCGCCTTTCAAAAATTCCGATGGCTCGCCCGGAGCGTCCGGTGGTCCCGGTGTTCCACTCACGGCCTGCCAGCTTGACCAGCTGGCTTAATATGGAGTAGAGACGTGTGGGTAGCTCTCACACAATTAGGTTAGCCTTTGGCTGATTTCTTCAATTGTAACTATAGTCGGTCTTCATAGGGCGAGTGTGCTCAGCGACAGGGATTCGGGATCGTACCTCCTGCCCAGTGGAGTGTTGCCTGTCGGGACAGGTTCGAAGTGTAATGAATTAACATTCAGACAAGAAAACTCGCTATTAATCTCAGTTCTCAAGTAGTCATTTTGATGTTAGAATGCCTACTCAATTACTCGAAAAAGTGGGTTGATGCCGCTCTTCGTCAGGGAAAGCTTCCCcttttaccttaccttgggtgttattagattagaagtctaattcgacctcgatATACGGCTGACCGCGCAAGGGCTAATTACGgcccttatttttaattatcgtagcctacttaatttataattagaacctcttttttatacttatataataaattatatccctttagggtccggtccgccttattaagggccatctttacttttataagtaagctagtttattaaagttaatattaagtatttattatagagttattataggggcattaacgtatataaaaagaacggttatttattaaaaataggaaataagtacgaagtttattttaatataaagggtacgAGTAAAGtaggccttagtaattatataactaaggttatataatatataataaggttataaatagttaaagctattataacatACCCccctaaataaatatatatttagaaaaagcGCACTTAAttacctatattattataaaaaggtttattaaaagcggaaagctaaatactaatatataagaatttatttataaaaggaattataaagtaaattagTCTATATATagagttataaataaggggtaaatcGGCCGTAAATTAACCtttatattcgttattataagtaattttaaggctatattattaataaaaagtataattaaaggacggcctcttattaactaaataattaacttataggttaagggtagtaaatatataaagtttttattactatttataatactaactttctttccctttttaatttatacttatattattactatatatatatactcttactttttatttttatacccgcgttcttatatatatatattattaaaaaaaagtctttattaatagtattatttttatttaaatattattaaaataattaatcaAAAACCGCGCtcgtattactataatatgggaggttaagaagtataagtacgaaactatagttttaaaagagaataatagctcctttagccccccttataagcccgagataagtaaataatattcccttattttatattttaattataatataactttcgtttatttaatattaatttaattattttatttaataagtagtggccttatagctaaataagttgcttaaaaaagtaataaaaataaaaagggtttataaccccctccctcgctcttttttaaaagttaaaaaaaagtctttatttttttaaaaaataatataagcgaggagggtttataaccccctcccttacctctttttgaaaaaaaaaaaagaaaaacgaAGACTTTTCttaaaagaattaaaaaaataaaataggtttataaccccctcccttatattataacctaatatatataactaaaactagggcccgccccgtaggcttatagcggctataatatattatatatataaaaatataaaaatataaagtaactcttacggaataaaagaactataaataagttatatataaataagaaatagtaattatataataaactaattactataattattctaagtaattacttattaatatttactaagtaattacttaacgaataaaagtaattattaataaaaaatatgtTTATAAacggatttatatataatatagacttaagctaggcttaaaaatagactttttataactttttaataattaacttagtattaaatcttacgatcgcttttagctatttttattaagaaccccttttaataagcttataattaattactaaagccttatttattttataatttataaatatagttttagaaaagctatttataattacgatactatttatttagtattcgtagccttaatttttattaatatacttattataactagttagttataatattttaattactcttatttaataagtttactctttaaaaaactaactaaatagtacgaatatattaattattaataataataatacggcgtagcttattaaagtagttatacttactatttaatagttatataatataatacttaaacttaaaaataaaaacgagtaactttatatttagtttataataccctaattatttttaatatttagaactaagtattcTAAACCggaaccttataataagtctttaaatactttttaaggatttcttatttaaactagggcctttttatattattataagacctcttttattattaaaataaataaggtctattatataactttatttctttttaaaaaggatacccttacttagttcgaaccctttataaaagattactttaaaaacgaacgtaatatttaaaataaaaatactaaaaagatctttaataattataataagtttaaaaaaagacttaaagaaacttttaataactttaataaagaacgaattactaaacgaagatttataacttttgtataaaaagggttaattagtaaatatatatttaaattaaaataaattatttctaaacttaattagggtaacgaagtacttataatagctttttattatagcttaaaaaaagaagttaaaaataacctcttttattaaaaccgacctaataaactctataattatattaatataataattaagattaataattaactctaCGAATAACGTTTCGAACGTAAAGGATAAAAcgcttaaaataaccgatctaagcctaataataaatataagtatagacTAACGACTACTATAACGAAGTATTATAGCAGACTAATagaccttagtattattaaaaaaaaataactttaataaaaaaaggaccttaaatactataattacgataaactaggatatatagttagaaactattaataacctaagcgtatttaatactaacctattttaaaaaggcgaactaatattataaataaaaaagttccTTACggataacttttataaatagcttattataataatagctactttacttactaaaatagtaaaaagtaaataagataatatcctaaataacttaaaaataataaataatttactttattgcttattaaaactttagtaatagtaataagaaaaaaagaaatacccgcttattaaccctatattattaaagagaataatattaaatatattattatactctcttagatttataaaaatataaaaaagaagggtaaaacggaccttattataaaaaatatacttgacttttttaaaggacgaattaagtaaaaactcttagttaatataaaagagtagctccttaagtttaaaaaaaaaggacctaatataaaagtttttttaaatagctttatatatataatataacgaaataatataaactaaaaataacttattaagttttaaaaagaacttaatttagataaaatactaactaagtctatttatataatataataaataaacgttaataagaaatttatttataaaattaaagaatAGTTTAAGGacctcgtatataaaaataaaattaaaatacttaagaaaccgactcttaattttaaaattattaataaaaaaggaatcgACTTTAAAATCGAAAAagaaatatcgaaataggaactagttctttttattttaataaaatagaattattttataatttagataaacctcgtaacgttacttaacgacgtacttaaatagaaatcgattataaagtattacttagcgttaataatactaattctaaagagaataataataaactacggtataaatatatttatttatttaaaaataattaagttatttagttttataaaactaaagaacgtaaaaagattataataaccccctaTACGGATAAagattactttttacttaaccctaaggaccccttttataaaaaattattttaaataaaatacttaaataataaatacttttaatattttatatctaactaaaatagtcgtttttatttataaaaacgtaataataaaattattaacaatatttacgtagaagattaattacttaactaaacgttactaagctttaataataataatagagctatatTTGGTCTAAaccctaacttttttataaagtgctttaatagtaaatatataaaatagaaagattataaatacgactaatactaaatttattatattaaaaagactaaagcttaaaaagagtattaagaaaaatataaataagaaacctatttagaaaaatagataataaaaaactaataaagctaattataaaagaataacgagaggaaaaaataaaaaagaagttcttatatataactatataacgtaataacgtatatttaaaaattaacctcgATATTTACGAACGAAAGttaaacgctattattaataatagtatataaaaaacttatattttattaaaagtagtaaataaacttaacttattataggtatataaggataaattatactaattataaatagtaaaaggagaacgagttaattataattatagatatattaattaagagaccgtatactttttaatatatattaataattagtaagaatattataatataatattataaaaatcggagatattaatattatcctaggactctcgtaattataaaagtataacttatagataaattaaattattaactagatttttaaaaaaaatctagttattaaacgacttaaaaaaaaagggtttaaataaatttttaaaaacttttaaagaacgaaaataaatacgatatatagcttttattaaaatagtaaaaagctctaagaagtttataattaatattaacgattaaaaattataataactctaaacTATACCTGAAgagtactaaatatatataaaactatttataaaacttaaaaaaataggattattaaaatatagtaattagagtataaaaatcgaacttaaaaaagggatataacttaggttctatttaatatacttaataaattaaaaagaaataagagtactttaataaatatattaataagaaactcgagaaaggatatatttaattatcgaATTCTCTCGTTAGATTCCCCTTatgttttatattaaaaataaatagaaaattaagacttattattaattataaaagacttaacgaaattataaaaaaaaattactatcccttattatttattattaagtttagagatttattttatagagctaattggtttattattatagattttaaaaaagtatttaattagattgagattaaaaaaggaaacgaataaaaaacggtattttaaattcgtaaaaaactctttaaatatctcgttatacccttcggacttattaatactctaataactttttaaataatagttaactatatactctaggagtacgttaatatttttattattatttatattaataatattcttattttcttttctaactttaaaatatataaaaagtatatttatatagtattttaaaagttataaaacgctaagctatatactaaactatttaaatacgaattttatatataaaaagtaaacttttttaaatatactattatattaagataaatttatatataagtattaacaatagaagtagttagggactagcctatattataaaatattaaggacgtataaggatttttaaaattcgttaatttttattaataattccttaaggactatattaatatagttagactttttaataacttaatataaaaggataccctatttatttaggatcttaagtataaagaaatatttattaaaattaagaataaagtcgtttttaaactaattattataatcctagatccttaaaaactttttaaaatcgagATTAATACCTCGGACTTTACTATAAGAGcggttttaaaataataaaataaataaaaaaaactttacgtatattatttctattttaaagcATTTTATAGAGcaaaattaaattaataaatttataataaagaactaataacgattattaaagtattttaaaaatagaaattatagttatttagaactaaatacggagttatagtttatataaattataaaaactttatgaactttataataaataaaaatcttaataaataataaattaaatagagcgaattcttatctaagtataatttttaaattatttattaaaaaggtttagaaaatagtaaaataaacgctcttaataaaaagcctaattacgaagttacggtttttaaaaaaatataagttatttttaaataagaaaaagataatagctttatattaattataaagctctttataatagctaaaaggattaatattagctcgattaaaaaaataacccctaagcttattatagaaatttataatatactagtatACGGCTactaaggaattattaaaacgtaaaaacggatttattagtactacgaTAAATCCGCTATATACGCTAAAATTATAGAAATAATTAAGAActacgtaacttataaaaaaagtaaaaatagcttatataagccttatagcgagctataactattataattactaatggaagtataataattaattatataggactttattattaaattattaaagtttaaaaagctatttattaaaatataatataatagtattttaggtatagttaattaacttattaagttcgtatactttattttttataaagaaataagtactatagaaaacttagtatacgtatttactaaggttatatttttaaactatagtttactaaaagaaattatttttaataaaaataagctatttattttacagttttagaaatccctaatttataacttagtatagacTATAAACTAtcgatattattttatttataaactaataaataaatagaaaagaTTAATTAGATCCTCgagatatacttttattattatataaatta is a window encoding:
- a CDS encoding terpene synthase family protein gives rise to the protein MSHSSVTAAPFSLHPALSSTPRGHQTRDNDLLPQRTHGVREKMLLQLHGQKIRIPDLGRLMEDWPRDQNPHLNAVDSKILQIIESHAVNDAVRGRLTKAMLSKQLTGWYPYASCDRIEALTSFQAWMFIVDDMLDQYSLIHKFDFASLHVLLADCRDFIDRSLGLLTICTSETGQPQYRDYDAVVSFAEYAEAVMKANGDNYSYRQRIAKEATATLDGYRQEAVNRYAGRATSLQEYLGYREASSCIMQVAVNLEFANGISLPEEVMASPEMRELYRAAVAIVWIVNDIVSLRKELREGFVENLVVLLANGDAQKGLDGAVTRLEHEVSALNDAVKASARRFDDTPYKNHVTLLAKNCKNMCMANWLWSMKTPRYCLSDIKPDAEGGYTFTVDSTSEES